A window of the Kosakonia radicincitans DSM 16656 genome harbors these coding sequences:
- a CDS encoding fumarylacetoacetate hydrolase family protein: MYQHHNWQGALLDYPVSKVVCVGSNYAKHIQEMGSATPEEPVLFIKPETALCDIRQPLALPQDFGSVHHEVELAVLIGATLRQATEEHVKKAIAGYGVALDLTLRDLQGKMKKAGQPWEKAKGFDNSCPISGFIPAAEFTSDPQNTPLGLKINGEVRQQGTTADMIHKIVPLIAYMSRFFTLKAGDVILTGTPDGVGPLHSGDELEVSFNGFSLSTRVL, translated from the coding sequence ATGTATCAACATCATAACTGGCAGGGCGCACTGCTGGATTACCCGGTGAGTAAAGTGGTTTGCGTTGGCAGCAACTATGCGAAACATATTCAGGAGATGGGGAGCGCCACCCCTGAAGAGCCGGTGCTGTTTATCAAACCAGAAACCGCGCTGTGCGATATTCGCCAGCCGCTGGCTCTGCCGCAGGATTTTGGCTCTGTGCATCACGAAGTAGAGCTGGCCGTGCTGATTGGCGCGACATTGCGCCAGGCAACGGAAGAGCACGTCAAAAAAGCGATTGCCGGCTACGGCGTTGCGCTCGATCTTACGCTGCGCGATCTGCAAGGCAAAATGAAGAAAGCGGGGCAACCGTGGGAAAAAGCCAAAGGCTTTGACAACTCCTGCCCGATCTCCGGTTTCATTCCGGCGGCGGAATTTACCAGCGATCCGCAAAATACGCCGCTCGGGCTGAAAATCAACGGTGAAGTGCGCCAGCAGGGCACCACGGCGGATATGATCCACAAAATCGTACCGCTGATCGCTTATATGAGCCGCTTCTTTACGCTGAAAGCGGGAGATGTGATCCTGACCGGTACGCCGGACGGCGTTGGTCCGCTGCACAGCGGCGACGAGCTGGAAGTCAGTTTCAACGGTTTTTCCCTGTCGACCCGCGTTCTGTAA
- a CDS encoding YcgL domain-containing protein, translating into MFCVIYRSTRRDQTYLYVEKRDDFSRVPETLMQSFGQPQLAMILPLDGRKKLAGADLEKVKEALTTQGYYLQLPPPPENLLKQHLADNDKQ; encoded by the coding sequence ATGTTTTGTGTGATCTACCGAAGTACCCGACGCGATCAGACTTATCTGTATGTCGAAAAAAGAGACGATTTTTCCCGCGTGCCGGAAACTTTAATGCAAAGTTTTGGTCAACCGCAGCTGGCAATGATTTTACCCCTCGACGGGCGTAAAAAACTGGCCGGTGCCGATTTGGAAAAAGTAAAAGAGGCGCTGACCACTCAGGGCTATTATTTGCAATTACCGCCACCGCCGGAAAATTTACTCAAACAGCATCTTGCTGATAACGACAAACAATAA